A region of Streptomyces halobius DNA encodes the following proteins:
- a CDS encoding heavy metal transporter has product MSAQPTTPVRRKRLWRISAAFAVLLGLAVYLVVQYVTGGPGAPHCTVRAEGDGEAYELTPEQAANAATISAVASSRGLPERAVTIALATAMQESGLRNIDFGDRDSVGLFQQRPSQDWGTVKQIMDPVYSAGEFYRHLVKVPGYSRLPLTAAAQKVQRSGYPQAYAKHEANAARLTGALTGRDPAALTCTQSRPVDDRSGGGAKVRERLVREFGPEVLPRTDGVGGRHAGGRRTVTVPVRPTGPGAGGSATQRGWELATWAVAHSAELRIEQISYAGRTWAAADSGKGWQKRPADSGAASARSAGDVRIITAP; this is encoded by the coding sequence GTGTCCGCGCAGCCCACCACCCCAGTCCGCCGCAAGCGCCTCTGGCGCATCAGCGCGGCATTCGCCGTGCTCCTCGGACTGGCCGTCTATCTGGTCGTGCAGTACGTCACCGGTGGCCCGGGGGCGCCGCACTGCACCGTGCGCGCCGAGGGCGACGGCGAGGCGTACGAGCTCACCCCGGAGCAGGCCGCGAACGCCGCGACGATCTCGGCCGTGGCGTCCTCGCGCGGCCTGCCGGAGCGGGCGGTGACGATCGCGCTCGCGACCGCGATGCAGGAATCCGGGCTGCGCAACATCGACTTCGGCGACCGGGATTCGGTCGGCCTCTTCCAGCAGCGGCCGTCCCAGGACTGGGGCACCGTGAAGCAGATCATGGACCCGGTGTATTCGGCCGGGGAGTTCTACCGGCATCTGGTGAAGGTGCCCGGCTATTCCCGGCTGCCGCTGACCGCCGCCGCGCAGAAGGTCCAGCGCAGTGGCTATCCGCAGGCGTACGCGAAGCACGAGGCGAACGCCGCGCGGCTGACCGGGGCACTCACCGGCCGCGACCCGGCCGCGCTGACCTGCACGCAGAGCCGCCCGGTGGACGACCGGTCGGGCGGCGGCGCGAAGGTACGGGAGCGGCTGGTCCGGGAGTTCGGGCCGGAGGTGCTGCCGCGGACGGACGGCGTCGGCGGGCGGCACGCGGGCGGCAGGCGGACCGTGACGGTGCCGGTCCGGCCGACCGGACCGGGGGCCGGCGGGAGCGCCACCCAGCGCGGGTGGGAGCTGGCGACCTGGGCGGTGGCGCACTCCGCCGAGCTGCGTATCGAACAGATCTCCTATGCCGGCCGGACGTGGGCGGCGGCCGATTCGGGGAAGGGCTGGCAGAAGCGGCCGGCCGACTCCGGCGCCGCTTCGGCGCGCTCCGCGGGCGACGTTCGTATCATCACCGCGCCATAA
- a CDS encoding DNA-3-methyladenine glycosylase I, which yields MKGVVTAPDGVPRCPWGLESAQMADYRAYHDTEWGLPVHGDDALFERMSLEAFQSGLSWITILRRRPGFRAAFAGFRIPAVARFTDADAERLLADPGIIRNRAKIAATINNARVAAALAPGELDALVWSYAPDRAARPAPRTLGDLQPVTPESTALAKDLKKRGFRFVGPTTAYAMMQACGLVNDHLADCHVRDAVEAAARAGQAPGRA from the coding sequence ATGAAGGGTGTGGTCACGGCTCCGGACGGCGTTCCGCGCTGCCCCTGGGGGCTGGAGTCGGCGCAGATGGCCGACTACCGGGCGTACCACGACACCGAATGGGGTCTGCCGGTCCATGGCGACGACGCCCTCTTCGAGCGGATGAGCCTGGAGGCGTTCCAGTCAGGCCTGTCCTGGATCACGATCCTGCGCCGCCGCCCCGGCTTCCGCGCCGCGTTCGCCGGATTCCGCATCCCGGCGGTGGCCCGGTTCACGGACGCGGACGCCGAACGGCTGCTCGCCGACCCCGGCATCATCCGCAACCGCGCCAAGATCGCCGCGACCATCAACAACGCCAGGGTCGCCGCCGCGCTGGCCCCGGGCGAGCTCGACGCCCTGGTCTGGTCCTACGCCCCCGACCGCGCCGCCCGCCCGGCGCCGCGCACCCTCGGCGATCTGCAGCCGGTCACCCCGGAGTCGACGGCGCTCGCCAAGGACCTCAAGAAGCGCGGCTTCCGCTTCGTCGGTCCGACGACGGCATACGCCATGATGCAGGCGTGCGGCCTGGTCAACGACCATCTCGCGGACTGCCATGTGCGTGATGCGGTGGAGGCCGCGGCGCGGGCGGGGCAGGCGCCGGGGCGCGCCTGA
- a CDS encoding PP2C family protein-serine/threonine phosphatase, whose protein sequence is MRANQPPESGRLVAALLIVAVLVVVSLDATTSPELHISSFLGVAPLIAALRCTFRPTLAVAVVYVVSLTCIDLLTVQEWAPASRVVGIFGAFLVAVFSLVLCRTRLEREALHARTSLVADTVQRAMLRELPLRAGPVEAFGFYVSAQEGARVGGDIYEAVETPHGLRVMIGDVQGKGMPAIEAGLEVLASFREAAYYQDSLESVAERMEQALIRYNTRSVEQGTDERFVTALLLEVRGPRDGRVMSCGHIPYYLVRDGRVYERSDGEGELPLGLGALSAEPRRSVRVRPTADDWVVLCTDGVTEARGADGEFYPLRDRLAGWTHLEPAELARTLRADLERFTGGDLKDDATALIIRRAPVTESIEPTESAGLTQTTKTSKTAETTEVTEATEVTGAANSTNSSDSAEPAEVRSAPSTRSPATARSPHSPAGRRAGRPTAR, encoded by the coding sequence ATGCGTGCGAACCAGCCCCCGGAGAGCGGCCGACTCGTTGCCGCGTTGCTGATCGTCGCCGTTCTGGTCGTCGTATCGCTGGACGCGACCACCAGCCCGGAACTGCACATTTCCTCCTTCCTGGGCGTCGCCCCGCTGATCGCGGCGCTGCGCTGTACCTTCCGCCCCACCCTCGCCGTCGCCGTCGTCTACGTTGTCTCGCTGACCTGCATCGACCTCCTGACAGTGCAGGAATGGGCACCGGCCAGCCGGGTCGTCGGCATCTTCGGGGCGTTCCTGGTGGCGGTCTTCTCCCTGGTGCTGTGCCGCACCCGCCTGGAGCGCGAGGCGCTGCACGCCCGGACGAGCCTGGTCGCCGACACGGTGCAGCGGGCCATGCTGCGTGAACTACCGCTCCGGGCCGGCCCGGTCGAGGCGTTCGGCTTCTATGTCTCCGCCCAGGAGGGCGCCCGGGTCGGCGGCGACATCTACGAGGCCGTCGAGACTCCGCACGGGCTGCGCGTGATGATCGGCGACGTCCAGGGCAAGGGCATGCCGGCGATCGAGGCGGGACTGGAGGTACTGGCCTCGTTCCGGGAGGCCGCCTACTACCAGGACTCGCTGGAGTCGGTGGCCGAGCGGATGGAGCAGGCGCTGATCCGGTACAACACCCGCTCGGTCGAGCAGGGCACCGACGAGCGGTTCGTCACCGCGCTGCTGTTGGAGGTGCGCGGCCCGCGCGACGGCCGGGTGATGTCCTGCGGCCACATCCCGTACTACCTGGTGCGCGACGGCCGGGTCTACGAGCGGTCCGACGGGGAGGGCGAGCTGCCGCTGGGTCTGGGCGCACTGAGCGCCGAGCCGCGCCGGAGCGTCCGCGTCCGCCCCACCGCGGACGACTGGGTAGTGCTGTGCACGGACGGGGTGACCGAGGCGCGTGGTGCGGACGGGGAGTTCTACCCGCTGCGCGACCGGCTGGCCGGCTGGACGCACCTGGAGCCGGCCGAACTGGCCCGTACGCTCCGCGCCGACCTGGAACGGTTCACCGGCGGCGACCTGAAGGACGACGCGACCGCGCTGATCATCCGCCGCGCCCCCGTCACCGAATCCATCGAACCCACCGAATCCGCCGGCCTCACCCAAACCACCAAAACCAGCAAAACCGCAGAGACCACCGAAGTCACCGAAGCCACAGAAGTCACCGGAGCCGCCAATTCCACCAATTCCAGCGATTCCGCCGAACCCGCCGAGGTCCGGAGCGCCCCGAGTACCCGGAGCCCTGCGACGGCCAGGAGCCCGCACTCACCCGCAGGCCGGCGGGCCGGCCGCCCCACCGCCCGCTAG
- a CDS encoding transglutaminase family protein, with translation MPPEPEPKPDGARAERRRQFAEAAREERLDLALLCLLIAAEADPELDEAGMDAAQIELDRLAGLLPFAPAGGPGAWARNLAELLGSRQGFGGTPADYRRLESSLLHEVLRRRRGLPILLSVVWMEVARRAGAPVYGVALPGHFVVGFGDPYGEHVLADPFAGGRPLGDEDAALLVAGATGQEVTARMLAPADPLDIVLRILNNIRAWAAARPEQSAVQLWAVELSLLLPGHPARLRRERAQLLVQRGEFMAGAAELEEYARVVEAVEPATAKAVRRQAVAARALLN, from the coding sequence ATGCCCCCGGAACCCGAGCCGAAGCCGGACGGCGCCCGCGCCGAGCGGCGGCGGCAGTTCGCCGAGGCCGCGCGCGAGGAGCGGCTGGATCTCGCCCTGCTGTGCCTGCTGATCGCCGCCGAGGCGGACCCCGAGTTGGACGAGGCCGGCATGGACGCCGCCCAGATCGAGCTGGACCGGCTGGCCGGGCTGCTGCCCTTCGCCCCGGCCGGGGGCCCCGGCGCCTGGGCGCGGAATCTCGCCGAGCTGCTCGGCTCACGCCAGGGATTCGGCGGCACGCCCGCCGACTACCGGCGGCTGGAATCGTCGCTGCTGCACGAGGTGCTGCGGCGCCGCCGGGGCCTGCCGATCCTGCTGTCGGTGGTGTGGATGGAGGTCGCGCGACGGGCCGGCGCACCGGTGTACGGGGTGGCGCTGCCCGGCCATTTCGTCGTCGGCTTCGGGGACCCGTACGGGGAACATGTACTGGCCGATCCGTTCGCCGGCGGCCGGCCGCTCGGCGATGAGGACGCGGCGTTGCTGGTCGCGGGGGCGACCGGACAGGAGGTGACCGCGCGGATGCTGGCGCCCGCCGACCCCCTGGACATCGTGCTGCGGATCCTCAACAACATCCGGGCCTGGGCGGCGGCACGTCCGGAGCAGAGCGCGGTGCAGCTGTGGGCGGTGGAGCTGTCGCTGCTGCTGCCCGGCCATCCGGCCCGGCTGCGGCGCGAACGGGCCCAACTACTGGTCCAGCGCGGCGAGTTCATGGCGGGGGCCGCCGAGCTGGAGGAGTACGCACGCGTGGTGGAGGCCGTCGAACCGGCAACAGCGAAGGCGGTCCGCCGACAGGCTGTGGCGGCTCGGGCGCTGTTGAACTGA
- the dapE gene encoding succinyl-diaminopimelate desuccinylase, translating to MERSTHHPVLDLSLDAAELTARLVDIPSVSGGEKDLADAVEHALRALPHLTVDRHGNNVVARTNLGRAERVVLAGHLDTVPIADNVPSRLDEDGVLWGCGTCDMKSGVAVQLRMAATVPAPNRDLTFVFYDQEEVAGHLNGLGKVADAHTDWLTGDFAVLLEPSDGQVEGGCQGTLRVLLRTHGERAHSARSWMGANAIHAAAPILARLAAYEPRRPVIDGLEYREGLNAVGIEGGVATNVIPDACTVTVNFRYAPDRSPEEAVAHVREVFADCPIDEFIVDDHTPGALPGLSHPAAKAFMEAVGGTAMPKFGWTDVSRFSALGVPAVNYGPGYSLLAHRKDERVEVERILHCEERLRAWLTA from the coding sequence ATGGAGCGCTCCACACACCACCCCGTCCTGGACCTGTCGCTGGACGCCGCCGAACTCACCGCGCGGCTCGTCGACATCCCCTCCGTCAGCGGCGGGGAAAAGGACCTGGCCGACGCCGTTGAGCACGCCCTGCGCGCGCTGCCGCATCTGACCGTCGACCGGCACGGCAACAACGTCGTGGCCCGTACGAACCTGGGCCGCGCCGAGCGGGTGGTGCTCGCCGGACACCTCGACACCGTCCCGATCGCGGACAATGTCCCGTCCCGGCTCGACGAGGACGGCGTCCTGTGGGGCTGCGGCACCTGCGACATGAAGTCCGGGGTGGCCGTCCAGCTGCGCATGGCCGCCACGGTCCCCGCGCCCAACCGCGACCTGACCTTCGTCTTCTACGACCAGGAGGAGGTCGCCGGACATCTGAACGGCCTCGGAAAGGTCGCGGACGCCCACACCGACTGGCTCACCGGCGACTTCGCCGTCCTCCTGGAGCCCTCCGACGGCCAGGTGGAGGGCGGCTGCCAGGGCACTCTGCGGGTCCTGCTGCGCACCCATGGTGAGCGCGCCCACTCCGCGCGCAGCTGGATGGGCGCCAACGCGATCCACGCCGCCGCTCCGATCCTGGCCAGGCTCGCCGCGTACGAGCCGCGCCGCCCGGTGATCGACGGCCTCGAATACCGCGAGGGGCTCAACGCCGTCGGCATCGAGGGCGGCGTCGCCACCAACGTGATCCCGGACGCCTGCACGGTCACCGTCAACTTCCGCTACGCGCCCGACCGCAGCCCCGAAGAGGCGGTGGCCCACGTCCGCGAGGTCTTCGCCGACTGCCCCATTGACGAGTTCATCGTCGACGACCACACCCCGGGTGCGCTGCCCGGTCTGTCCCACCCGGCGGCCAAGGCGTTCATGGAGGCGGTCGGCGGCACCGCGATGCCCAAGTTCGGCTGGACCGACGTCTCCCGCTTCAGCGCCCTCGGCGTCCCGGCCGTCAACTACGGTCCCGGCTACTCCCTGCTCGCGCACAGGAAGGACGAGCGGGTCGAGGTCGAGCGGATCCTGCACTGCGAGGAGCGGCTGCGCGCCTGGCTGACGGCCTGA
- the dapC gene encoding succinyldiaminopimelate transaminase, with amino-acid sequence MGPVSSRLPVFPWDRLEPYKTTAAAHPDGIVDLSVGTPVDPVPAVIQRALTDAADSPGYPTVWGTAALRDALTGWAADRLGARGLEHTHVLPIVGSKELVAWLPTQLGLGPGDKVAYPRLAYPTYEVGARLAGAEPVVYDEPTELDPTGLKLLWLNSPSNPTGRVLSADALRRTVAWAREHGVLVFSDECYLELGWEADPVSVLHPDVCGGSPDGIVAVHSLSKRSNLAGYRAAFLAGDAAVLGELLQLRKHGGMMVAAPVQAATVAALGDSAHVAEQRARYARRRTALRTAFEAAGFRIEHSEASLYLWATRDEPCWDTVGDLAEQGILVAPGEFYGAAGERFVRIAFTATDERVDAAVHRLAE; translated from the coding sequence ATGGGCCCGGTCTCATCCCGTCTTCCTGTGTTCCCCTGGGACCGGCTGGAGCCGTACAAGACCACCGCCGCGGCACATCCCGACGGCATCGTCGACCTGTCCGTCGGCACCCCGGTCGACCCGGTGCCCGCCGTGATCCAGCGGGCGCTGACCGACGCGGCCGACAGCCCCGGCTATCCGACGGTGTGGGGCACCGCCGCGCTGCGCGACGCGCTCACCGGCTGGGCCGCCGACCGTCTGGGCGCCCGCGGCCTGGAGCACACCCATGTGCTGCCGATCGTCGGCTCCAAGGAGCTGGTGGCCTGGCTGCCCACCCAGCTGGGCCTCGGTCCCGGCGACAAGGTGGCCTACCCGCGGCTGGCCTACCCGACGTACGAGGTCGGCGCCCGGCTGGCCGGCGCCGAGCCGGTCGTCTACGACGAGCCGACCGAGCTCGACCCCACCGGGCTGAAGCTGTTGTGGCTGAACTCGCCGTCCAACCCCACCGGCCGGGTGCTGAGCGCCGACGCCCTGCGCCGCACCGTCGCCTGGGCCCGCGAGCACGGTGTGCTGGTCTTCAGCGACGAGTGCTACCTCGAACTGGGCTGGGAGGCCGACCCGGTCTCGGTGCTGCACCCGGACGTCTGCGGCGGCTCCCCGGACGGCATCGTCGCCGTCCACTCGCTCTCCAAGCGCTCCAACCTGGCCGGCTACCGCGCCGCGTTCCTGGCCGGCGACGCCGCCGTCCTCGGCGAGCTGCTGCAGCTCCGCAAGCACGGCGGAATGATGGTCGCGGCACCGGTCCAGGCCGCCACAGTCGCCGCGCTGGGCGACTCCGCCCACGTGGCCGAGCAGCGCGCGCGCTACGCCCGTCGCCGCACCGCTCTGCGCACCGCCTTCGAGGCCGCCGGTTTCCGTATCGAGCACAGTGAGGCGTCGCTCTACCTCTGGGCGACCCGCGACGAACCCTGCTGGGACACCGTCGGTGATCTCGCCGAACAGGGCATCCTGGTCGCCCCGGGCGAGTTCTACGGCGCCGCGGGCGAGCGGTTCGTACGGATCGCCTTCACCGCCACCGACGAGCGGGTGGACGCCGCGGTGCACCGCCTGGCGGAATGA
- a CDS encoding DivIVA domain-containing protein — protein sequence MFWFLLIAMVVVVSAVTLIVVGGGDAEGGGLRDSPPDRLYDPLPDDRPLGHADVEAVRLPVAVRGYRMSDVDDVLDRLGAELAERDSRIAELEAALAGAHAAAMGAPGLIQDARPGPVEDARPGAPQAQEPSDRPEGEERA from the coding sequence GTGTTCTGGTTCTTGCTGATCGCGATGGTCGTGGTCGTCTCCGCGGTCACGCTCATTGTTGTCGGCGGTGGCGACGCCGAGGGCGGCGGGCTGCGGGATTCCCCGCCGGACCGGCTCTACGACCCGCTGCCCGACGACCGCCCGCTGGGGCACGCCGATGTGGAGGCCGTCCGCCTCCCGGTGGCCGTCCGCGGCTACCGCATGTCCGACGTCGATGACGTCCTGGACCGGCTGGGCGCCGAGCTGGCCGAGCGGGATTCCCGGATCGCGGAGCTGGAGGCGGCGCTGGCCGGGGCGCATGCGGCGGCCATGGGCGCCCCCGGGCTGATCCAGGACGCCCGGCCGGGCCCGGTGGAGGACGCACGGCCCGGGGCACCGCAGGCCCAGGAGCCGTCCGACCGGCCGGAGGGAGAGGAGCGGGCATGA
- the folP gene encoding dihydropteroate synthase gives MLRLGNREFGAHEPVIMAIVNRTPDSFYDQGATFRDEPALARVEQAVAEGAAIIDIGGVKAGPGEEVSAEEEARRTVGFVTEVRRRHPDVVISVDTWRHDVGAAVCEAGADLLNDAWGGVDPRLAEVAARYGAGLVCTHAGGAEPRTRPHRVTYEDVMADILRVTLGLAERALELGVRRDGILIDPGHDFAKNTRHSLEATRRLGEMTATGWPVLVSLSNKDFVGETLGKPVKERVLGTLATTAVSAWLGARVYRVHEVAETRQVLDMVASIAGHRPPAVARRGLA, from the coding sequence ATGCTGCGGCTGGGGAATCGCGAGTTCGGTGCGCACGAGCCGGTCATCATGGCGATCGTCAACAGGACCCCGGACTCCTTCTACGACCAGGGCGCCACGTTCCGCGACGAGCCCGCGCTCGCCCGCGTCGAGCAGGCGGTGGCCGAGGGCGCCGCGATCATCGACATCGGCGGGGTCAAGGCCGGTCCCGGCGAGGAGGTCAGCGCCGAGGAGGAGGCGCGCCGCACGGTCGGGTTCGTGACCGAGGTGCGCCGGCGCCACCCCGATGTGGTGATCAGCGTCGACACCTGGCGGCACGATGTCGGCGCGGCGGTCTGCGAGGCCGGCGCGGATCTGCTCAACGACGCCTGGGGCGGCGTCGATCCGCGGCTGGCCGAGGTGGCCGCCCGGTACGGTGCGGGCCTGGTGTGCACCCACGCGGGCGGCGCCGAGCCGCGTACCCGCCCGCACCGGGTGACGTACGAGGACGTGATGGCCGACATTCTGCGGGTGACGCTCGGACTGGCGGAGCGGGCCCTGGAGTTGGGCGTCCGGCGCGACGGGATCCTGATCGACCCGGGGCATGACTTCGCGAAGAACACCCGGCACAGCCTGGAGGCGACCCGGCGGCTCGGCGAGATGACGGCGACCGGGTGGCCGGTGCTGGTGTCGCTGTCCAACAAGGACTTCGTCGGCGAGACCCTCGGCAAGCCGGTCAAGGAGCGGGTGCTGGGCACCCTCGCGACCACCGCCGTATCGGCCTGGCTGGGCGCGCGGGTCTACCGGGTGCACGAGGTCGCCGAAACCCGGCAGGTGCTCGACATGGTGGCCTCGATCGCGGGCCACCGGCCCCCTGCGGTCGCCCGCCGGGGGCTGGCCTGA
- the fdxA gene encoding ferredoxin, with product MTYVIAQPCVDVKDKACIEECPVDCIYEGSRSLYIHPDECVDCGACEPVCPVEAIFYEDDTPEEWKDYYKANVEFFDELGSPGGASKLGLIERDHPFIAELPPQNQ from the coding sequence GTGACCTACGTCATCGCGCAGCCTTGTGTCGACGTCAAGGACAAGGCATGCATCGAGGAGTGCCCCGTCGATTGCATCTACGAGGGCTCCCGGTCCTTGTACATCCACCCGGACGAATGTGTCGACTGTGGTGCTTGTGAGCCGGTCTGCCCCGTCGAGGCGATCTTCTACGAGGATGACACTCCCGAAGAGTGGAAGGACTACTACAAGGCGAATGTCGAGTTCTTCGACGAGCTCGGTTCGCCCGGTGGTGCCAGCAAGCTCGGTCTGATCGAGCGCGACCACCCCTTCATCGCCGAGCTGCCGCCACAGAACCAGTAA
- a CDS encoding response regulator transcription factor, which translates to MIKVLLAEDQSMVREALAALLSLEADLEVVAQAARGDEVLAAARAHDVDVALLDIEMPGISGLDAAAELRDRLPAVKVVILTTFGRPGYLRRAMESGADAFLVKDAPAARLADAVRRVLRGDQVIDPALAAAALADGPSPLTEREREVLRVASDGATNAEIAQALNLSQGTIRNYLSTAIQKTGARNRAEASRTARDKGWL; encoded by the coding sequence GTGATCAAAGTGCTGCTGGCCGAGGACCAGTCGATGGTCCGGGAAGCGCTGGCCGCGCTGTTGTCGCTGGAAGCGGATCTGGAGGTCGTCGCCCAGGCGGCGCGCGGCGACGAAGTGCTCGCGGCAGCGCGGGCGCACGATGTGGATGTCGCCCTGCTGGACATCGAGATGCCCGGCATCAGCGGGTTGGACGCGGCGGCCGAGCTGCGCGACCGGCTGCCAGCCGTGAAGGTCGTCATCCTCACCACCTTCGGGCGCCCCGGCTATCTGCGTCGCGCAATGGAATCGGGAGCCGACGCCTTCCTGGTCAAGGACGCCCCGGCCGCCCGCCTCGCGGACGCCGTACGACGGGTGCTGCGTGGCGACCAGGTCATCGACCCGGCGCTGGCGGCGGCCGCCCTCGCCGATGGGCCCAGCCCGCTCACCGAACGCGAGCGCGAGGTCCTGCGGGTCGCGTCCGACGGCGCCACCAACGCCGAGATCGCCCAGGCCCTGAACCTGTCCCAGGGCACGATCCGCAACTACCTCTCCACCGCCATCCAGAAGACGGGCGCCCGCAACCGCGCGGAAGCGTCCCGAACGGCCCGCGACAAGGGCTGGCTTTAG
- a CDS encoding GNAT family N-acetyltransferase, which yields MEFMTGGRAEVRITPADVGKRVSVRRRTGGGPGEAAFTDAVGVLTSWKEGVLSITRRNGECVRIDEASLVAAKTVPAEPARRRGPAADARELQEVAARGWPALETERLGDWTLRAAAGFTRRANSVLPLGDPGIPLDAALERITRWYGERELPALIMVATGRADTDERLAAELDERGWTPERHTSVRVAALAPLADTGADTPPDSAGGAPTHVTLTREPHADWLALYNRTAAPTSDALKVLTGGPSVWFATVRDADGRTAAIGRMVVDGRWAGFSAVEVDPAQRRQGLATLVTAALAERALQEGASAAYLQVEGDNDEGRALYDRLGFTEHHGYHYRRALPGDSAR from the coding sequence ATGGAATTCATGACCGGAGGTCGCGCGGAAGTCCGTATCACCCCTGCTGACGTGGGCAAAAGGGTATCGGTCCGGCGTCGGACGGGCGGTGGCCCGGGGGAGGCCGCGTTCACCGACGCGGTCGGCGTTCTCACATCGTGGAAGGAGGGCGTGCTGAGCATCACACGTCGTAACGGAGAGTGCGTCCGGATCGATGAGGCGTCGCTGGTCGCGGCCAAGACGGTACCCGCGGAACCGGCCCGGCGGCGGGGGCCGGCGGCCGACGCACGAGAGCTCCAGGAGGTCGCGGCCCGCGGCTGGCCGGCTCTTGAGACGGAACGACTCGGAGACTGGACGCTGCGGGCCGCCGCCGGATTTACGCGGCGGGCGAACTCCGTCCTCCCCCTCGGCGACCCCGGGATCCCGCTGGACGCGGCACTGGAGCGGATCACCCGGTGGTACGGCGAGCGCGAGCTGCCGGCGCTCATCATGGTCGCCACCGGGCGCGCGGACACCGACGAGCGGCTGGCGGCCGAGCTGGACGAGCGCGGCTGGACGCCCGAGCGGCACACCTCGGTCCGCGTCGCGGCACTGGCGCCGCTCGCCGACACCGGGGCGGACACTCCTCCTGACTCCGCCGGTGGTGCCCCCACTCACGTCACCCTCACCCGGGAGCCGCACGCCGACTGGCTCGCCCTCTACAACCGGACCGCCGCGCCCACGTCGGACGCCCTGAAGGTGCTGACCGGCGGCCCCTCGGTGTGGTTCGCGACGGTACGGGACGCGGACGGCCGCACGGCGGCCATCGGGCGCATGGTCGTGGACGGCCGCTGGGCGGGCTTCTCGGCCGTCGAGGTGGACCCGGCACAGCGGCGCCAGGGGCTGGCCACGCTGGTGACGGCAGCGCTCGCCGAGCGGGCCCTCCAGGAGGGCGCCTCGGCCGCGTATCTGCAGGTCGAGGGCGACAACGACGAGGGCCGCGCGCTCTACGACCGGCTCGGCTTCACCGAACACCACGGCTATCACTACCGGCGCGCCCTTCCGGGCGACAGCGCGCGCTGA
- a CDS encoding LOG family protein, producing MVSPEGERALEEQRLGPVLRRDGQVQPGTTDQRLLDTEGPSEWVHTDPWRVMRIQAEFVEGFGALAELGPAVSVFGSARTRRGSAEYEVGVRLGRTLVEAGFAVITGGGPGAMEAANKGASEAGGVSVGLGIELPFEQGINEYVNLGVDFRYFFVRKTCFVKYARGFVVLPGGLGTLDELFEALTLVQTRKVTRFPIVLFGTSYWSGLVDWLRHTLIAEGKASAHDLELFHLSDDVDEAIALVSKETGL from the coding sequence ATGGTCAGTCCCGAGGGTGAGCGGGCCCTGGAGGAGCAGCGGCTGGGTCCCGTACTGCGCCGTGACGGCCAGGTGCAGCCCGGCACGACGGACCAGCGGCTGCTGGACACCGAAGGGCCCTCAGAGTGGGTGCACACCGACCCCTGGCGCGTGATGCGCATCCAGGCGGAGTTCGTCGAGGGCTTCGGGGCGCTCGCCGAGCTGGGTCCGGCCGTCAGCGTCTTCGGCTCGGCCCGTACGCGGCGCGGTTCCGCGGAGTACGAGGTCGGGGTGCGGCTCGGACGGACGCTGGTCGAGGCCGGGTTCGCGGTGATCACCGGCGGTGGTCCCGGCGCCATGGAGGCCGCCAACAAGGGCGCCAGCGAGGCGGGCGGGGTGTCCGTCGGGCTCGGTATCGAGCTGCCCTTCGAGCAGGGCATCAACGAGTATGTGAACCTCGGCGTCGACTTCCGCTACTTCTTCGTCCGGAAGACCTGCTTCGTGAAGTACGCCCGGGGATTCGTGGTGCTGCCCGGCGGGCTCGGCACCCTGGACGAGCTCTTCGAGGCGCTCACCCTCGTCCAGACCCGTAAGGTCACCCGCTTCCCGATCGTGCTGTTCGGCACGTCCTACTGGAGCGGACTGGTCGACTGGCTGCGGCACACCCTCATCGCCGAGGGCAAGGCGTCGGCGCACGACCTGGAACTCTTCCACCTCAGCGATGACGTGGACGAGGCCATCGCGCTGGTGAGCAAGGAGACCGGGCTGTAG